One Struthio camelus isolate bStrCam1 chromosome 28, bStrCam1.hap1, whole genome shotgun sequence genomic region harbors:
- the KRT18 gene encoding keratin, type I cytoskeletal 18, with translation MSYSRSTVYSSSYRPVSSQSVVSTRRFAPASSAASVYAGAGGSGSRISISRTSSLSSSGGGYGAGLGGYGARMGGSLLLSGSGMVQNEKETMQDLNDRLATYLDKVRSLEQENHKLEIQIRDFMQKKGPSSRDWSHYWEVIEDLRNKIFDATVDNARTVLQIDNARLAADDFRVKYEAELAIRLSVENDIAGLRKVIDDTNMARLHLEGEIESLKEELIFMKKNHEDEVKSLQAQISDSALTVEVDAPKSQDLGKIMAEIRAQYDALAQKNLEDLEKQWGQQITESTIEITQSSKDVDTARSTVVDLRRTVQTLEIDLESLRNQKAGLEANLLEVENRYAMQMEQLNGLILRVEAELAQVRGELQRQAEEYQALLNIKDKLEAEIATYRQLLEGGEEFSLRDALEKETTSTVQTSTQKIVDGKVVSETKEVKVRTY, from the exons ATGAGCTACTCCCGCAGCACCGTCTACTCCAGCAGCTACCGGCCCGTCAGCAGCCAGAGCGTGGTCAGCACCCGGCGGTTCGCGCCCGCGAGCAGCGCGGCCAGCGTCTACGCCGGGGCTGGCGGCTCGGGCTCCAGGATCTCCATCTCCAGGACCAGCAGCCTGTCGAGCTCTGGAGGTGGCTACGGAGCCGGGCTGGGTGGCTATGGAGCTAGGATGGGTGGTAGCCTGCTGCTCTCGGGCTCCGGCATGGTGCAGAACGAGAAGGAGACCATGCAGGACCTCAACGACCGCCTGGCCACCTACCTGGACAAGGTGCGGAGCCTGGAGCAGGAGAACCACAAGCTGGAGATCCAGATCCGTGACTTTATGCAGAAGAAGGGCCCCAGCTCCCGCGACTGGAGCCACTATTGGGAGGTCATCGAGGACCTGCGCAACAAG ATCTTCGACGCTACGGTGGATAACGCCCGCACCGTGCTGCAGATCGACAACGCTCGCCTGGCCGCCGATGACTTCAGGGTCAA GTACGAGGCCGAGCTGGCCATCCGCCTCTCGGTGGAGAATGACATCGCGGGGCTCCGCAAGGTCATCGACGACACCAACATGGCCCGGCTGCACCTGGAGGGTGAGATCGAGTCCCTCAAGGAGGAGCTCATCTTCATGAAGAAGAACCACGAGGAC GAGGTGAAGAGCCTGCAGGCGCAGATCTCCGACTCAGCACTCACGGTGGAGGTGGATGCGCCCAAGTCCCAGGACCTGGGCAAGATCATGGCAGAGATCCGGGCGCAGTACGACGCATTGGCCCAGAAGAACCTGGAGGACCTGGAAAAGCAATGGGGCCAGCAG ATCACCGAGAGCACCATCGAGATCACGCAGAGCAGCAAGGACGTGGACACGGCCCGCAGCACTGTGGTTGACCTCCGCCGCACCGTCCAGACCCTGGAGATCGACCTGGAGTCCCTCCGCAACCAG AAAGCTGGCTTGGAGGCCAACCTGCTGGAGGTGGAGAACCGCTACGCCATGCAGATGGAGCAGCTCAACGGGCTCATCCTGCGGGTCGAGGCGGAGCTGGCGCAGGTGCGGGGCGAGCTGCAACGCCAGGCCGAGGAGTACCAGGCGCTGCTCAACATCAAGGACAAGCTGGAGGCGGAAATCGCGACCTACCGGCAGCTGCTCGAGGGCGGAGAGGAGTTCAG CCTGCGGGACGCCCTGGAGAAGGAGACCACGTCCACCGTGCAGACGTCCACGCAGAAGATAGTGGATGGCAAGGTGGTGTCGGAGACCAAGGAGGTGAAGGTGCGAACGTACTGA
- the LOC104152331 gene encoding uncharacterized protein produces MNFIQCQRETQLDFPALPFPCPVPGGDPELSLLPLRGNGEEKKKKKKAQNLQIPAWRCRAPRVLSRPGARHSSRRASPVLTSLLPYGSHPHLALVALAAAEAAGTCGEESGSPRRGLIPRPRQRQHGPRVLAGRSGASGAAESVVPTRPGPPQPRFLGRLTLRALLAPGRFRSSRQPSNKHSGGKRPLGQRVTCVFGGRRRRGAAANARPVGKPWASAALIRHRRIHSAQRGKSEGQRSLPGPTAQVTSRLFPLPCINTPHFWPALPARGALAAVGREGHRQPNFRLSARPTIPRVRVSVSQTHPPVCSPRCWKTHNPPKGQARGAQGRALLVPADPGCSEGVKETQVLPPGI; encoded by the exons ATGAATTTCATCCAGTGTCAGCGAGAGACCCAACTGgacttcccagctctgccctttcccTGCCCAGTCCCCGGCGGTGACCCAGAGCTATCGCTGCTGCCGCTTCGAGGAAacggggaggagaaaaaaaaaaaaaaaaaagcacaaaacctaCAAATCCCTGCCTGGAGGTGCCGAGCGCCTCGCGTGCTGTCTCGGCCCGGCGCCCGCCACTCCTCGCGCAGGGCAAGTCCGGTCCTGACGAGCCTCCTTCCTTACGGCTCCCATCCGCACCTTGCGCTCgtggccctcgccgccgccgaggccgcgGGCACCTGCGGGGAAGAGTCGGGCTCGCCGCGGCGCGGCCTCATCCCGCGGCCCCGCCAACGCCAGCACGGGCCGAGGGTCCTCGCAGGACGCTCGGGCGCGTCGGGAGCGGCCGAGAGCGTGGTCCCTACGCGGCCGGGACCGCCGCAGCCCCGTTTCCTTGGGAGATTGACCCTCCGGGCGCTTTTGGCCCCCGGCCGCTTTCGAAGCTCTCGCCAACCCTCGAACAAACACAGCGGAGGGAAACGGCCGCTGGGCCAGCGGGTCACCTGCGTTTTCGGTGGCCGGCGGAGACGGGGAGCCGCCGCTAACGCCCGGCCGGTGGGAAAGCCCTGGGCGAGCGCAGCCCTTATTAGACACCGGAGAATCCACAGCGCCCAGAGGGGGAAAAGCGAAGGGCaacggagcctccccggtccgACCGCTCAGGTTACGTCCCggcttttcccccttccttgtaTAAACACGCCGCATTTTTGGCCGGCTCTGCCAGCCCGCGGGGCGCTGGCGGCGGTGGGAAGAGAAGGGCATCGGCAGCCGAATTTCCGGCTGAGCGCACGGCCCACCATCCCCCGGGTGAGGGTCTCGGTGTCCCAAACCCACCCGCCCGTCTGCTCTCCCCGGTGCTGGAAAACCCACAACCCCCCGAAAGGCCAGGCGAGAGGGGCCCAGGGCCGAGCGTTGCTCGTCCCGGCGGATCCGGGCTGCTCCGAAGGGGTTAAGGAGACGCAGGTGCTGC ctcccgGCATATAA